A genome region from Stenotrophomonas maltophilia includes the following:
- a CDS encoding YoaK family protein: protein MGIRLPTWVWIGAVALSCVAGMVNVVGFLGFEHQAVSHMTGSTSQLGMALAQGDWRAVGHLWGLLIAFSLGAMLSGLLIQDSALQLGRRYGVALALESALLLIAIPLFEQQQIWGALAAAMACGLQNAMATTFSGAVVRTTHLSGMFTDLGIGLGHLLRGLPLQVRRLTLSGLIISGFLAGGVIGAWLFVRWQYDALLAPALLTGLTGLGYVLYQQWARWRH, encoded by the coding sequence ATGGGAATACGCCTGCCCACCTGGGTCTGGATCGGTGCGGTCGCGCTCTCGTGCGTAGCCGGCATGGTCAACGTGGTCGGCTTCCTCGGTTTCGAGCACCAGGCGGTCAGTCACATGACCGGCAGTACCAGCCAGCTCGGCATGGCACTGGCCCAGGGGGACTGGCGCGCCGTCGGGCACCTGTGGGGGCTGCTGATCGCGTTCTCGCTGGGCGCGATGCTCAGCGGCCTGCTGATCCAGGACAGCGCCCTGCAACTGGGCCGGCGCTATGGCGTGGCACTGGCGCTGGAATCGGCGCTGCTGCTGATCGCCATTCCGCTCTTTGAACAACAGCAGATCTGGGGCGCGCTGGCCGCCGCCATGGCCTGCGGCCTGCAGAACGCGATGGCCACCACCTTCAGTGGCGCGGTGGTGCGCACCACCCACCTCAGCGGCATGTTCACCGACCTTGGCATCGGCCTCGGCCACCTGCTGCGCGGGCTGCCGCTGCAGGTGCGGCGCCTGACCCTCAGCGGACTGATCATCAGCGGCTTCCTCGCCGGCGGTGTCATCGGCGCCTGGCTGTTCGTACGCTGGCAATACGACGCCCTGCTCGCTCCGGCCCTGCTGACCGGCCTGACCGGGCTGGGCTATGTGCTGTACCAGCAGTGGGCACGTTGGCGGCATTGA
- the thiD gene encoding bifunctional hydroxymethylpyrimidine kinase/phosphomethylpyrimidine kinase, with product MSPTTPVSALTIAGSDSGGGAGIQADLKAFAAHRVHGLSAIAALTAQNTRGVTAVHVPPIDFLRAQLDACFDDFDIHAVKLGMLANAEVINAVADALEKHRPPHVVLDPVMVATSGARLLEDSALQAMRERLIPLATLITPNTPEAELLVGRKISNGEDAEQAASALLDLGAGAVLLKGGHLQEGNRVIDRYFDGVSSEEFIHARLPLDAHGTGCTLASAIAAQLCNGLSLANACEAGIDYIARGLQQGYAPGRSEVLVLDHFGAAPHA from the coding sequence ATGAGCCCGACCACTCCCGTTTCCGCCCTCACCATCGCCGGCTCCGACTCCGGCGGCGGCGCCGGCATCCAGGCCGACCTGAAGGCCTTCGCCGCACATCGCGTGCACGGCCTTTCGGCGATCGCCGCGCTGACCGCACAGAACACCCGCGGCGTGACCGCCGTGCATGTGCCACCGATCGACTTCCTGCGTGCACAGCTGGACGCCTGCTTCGACGACTTCGACATCCACGCGGTGAAGCTCGGCATGCTGGCCAACGCCGAAGTGATCAACGCCGTCGCCGACGCACTGGAGAAGCATCGTCCGCCCCACGTGGTGCTGGACCCAGTGATGGTCGCCACGAGCGGCGCACGCCTGCTGGAAGACAGCGCATTGCAGGCCATGCGTGAGCGCCTGATCCCGCTGGCCACGCTGATCACCCCCAACACGCCGGAAGCAGAACTGCTGGTCGGCCGGAAGATCAGCAACGGCGAAGACGCTGAGCAGGCGGCCTCCGCCCTGCTCGATCTTGGTGCGGGCGCGGTGCTGCTGAAAGGCGGCCACCTGCAGGAAGGCAATCGCGTGATCGACCGCTATTTCGACGGCGTCAGCAGCGAAGAATTCATCCATGCGCGCCTGCCACTGGATGCGCACGGTACCGGCTGCACGCTGGCCTCGGCCATCGCCGCGCAGCTGTGCAATGGCCTGAGCCTGGCCAATGCCTGCGAAGCCGGCATCGACTACATCGCACGTGGGCTGCAGCAAGGCTATGCGCCGGGCCGCAGCGAAGTGCTGGTGCTCGACCATTTCGGCGCGGCACCGCACGCATGA
- a CDS encoding alpha/beta hydrolase family protein, which produces MSLTPRILAVQCNDGHRYEVIACVPAQPIARLLWLPALGVAARHYLPLAQALAAKGVAVYLHEWRGNGSSSLRPSRTRDWGYREVLEQDLPGSQAVLAAADDEAGALPWIIGGHSLGGQLACVHAGRNPQHFNRLWLAASGSPFWRSFPPPRGWLLPLVYRFLPWIAQRQGVLHGRRLGFGGTEARGLIADWARVGLNNHYAAVGMDEDLDAQMARVHGSAQAVLMEHDWLAPTGSMRTLLAKLPNVVAQLRVLSAQELGTHADHFAWLKAPDAVADSFFIQLDENFHKTVDGARRHPHNSAPVAGRP; this is translated from the coding sequence ATGAGCCTGACGCCGCGCATCCTCGCCGTGCAGTGCAACGACGGCCATCGCTACGAAGTGATCGCCTGCGTGCCCGCACAGCCCATCGCGCGCCTGCTGTGGCTGCCCGCGCTGGGCGTGGCTGCGCGCCACTACCTGCCGCTGGCGCAGGCACTGGCGGCGAAGGGCGTGGCGGTCTACCTGCATGAGTGGCGCGGCAACGGCAGCAGTTCGCTGCGGCCATCGCGCACGCGGGACTGGGGCTATCGGGAAGTACTCGAACAGGATCTGCCGGGCAGCCAGGCCGTTCTGGCTGCAGCGGATGACGAGGCTGGCGCCCTGCCCTGGATCATCGGCGGCCACAGCCTCGGCGGGCAGCTGGCCTGCGTGCACGCAGGCCGCAATCCGCAGCACTTCAACCGGCTATGGCTGGCCGCCAGCGGCTCACCGTTCTGGCGCAGCTTCCCGCCACCGCGGGGCTGGCTGTTGCCGCTGGTCTACCGCTTCCTGCCGTGGATCGCGCAACGCCAGGGCGTCCTGCATGGTCGTCGCCTTGGCTTCGGCGGTACCGAGGCGCGCGGCCTGATCGCCGACTGGGCGCGCGTCGGCCTGAACAACCATTACGCCGCGGTCGGCATGGACGAAGACCTCGACGCGCAGATGGCGCGCGTGCATGGCAGCGCGCAGGCGGTGCTGATGGAACATGACTGGCTGGCACCGACCGGATCGATGCGCACGCTGCTGGCGAAACTGCCGAATGTGGTCGCGCAGCTGCGCGTGCTGTCCGCGCAGGAACTGGGTACGCACGCCGATCACTTCGCCTGGCTGAAGGCCCCGGACGCCGTGGCTGACAGCTTTTTCATTCAGTTGGATGAAAATTTTCACAAAACTGTTGACGGTGCGCGCCGACATCCGCATAATTCCGCTCCTGTCGCAGGGCGCCCGTAG
- a CDS encoding LysR family transcriptional regulator, whose protein sequence is MLKLSLDALQILDAIDRRGSFAGAGKALHKVPSTISYTVAKLEEDLGVQLFDRVGPRAEPTEAGRALLDEGRHLLRAARELELRVRRVASGWETELTLAVDSVFPTWLLGPDIAAFREAEAPTRLRLIGEALSGTWEALLDRRADLLVGAPGEGPSGGGYVVEPLGTVEFVFAVAPDHPLAAVPGVLGREQLVEHCAIAVSDSARRLLPRTVGLLMGQEMLTVPDMASKLKLQCEGVGFGFLPEPCARAAVARGQLVIREVEEHKPEETFWLAWRTGEDGAALRWWRERLRRPELLSQWWQAMARG, encoded by the coding sequence ATGCTCAAGCTCAGCCTCGATGCCCTGCAGATCCTGGACGCCATCGACCGCCGCGGCTCGTTTGCCGGCGCCGGCAAGGCCCTGCACAAGGTGCCCTCGACCATCTCCTACACCGTGGCCAAGCTGGAGGAGGACCTGGGCGTTCAGCTGTTCGACCGGGTCGGCCCGCGCGCCGAGCCGACCGAGGCCGGCCGCGCGCTGCTGGATGAAGGGCGGCATCTGCTGCGCGCCGCACGCGAGCTGGAACTGCGGGTGCGCCGGGTGGCGTCGGGCTGGGAGACCGAGCTGACCCTGGCGGTGGACTCGGTGTTTCCGACCTGGCTGCTCGGCCCGGACATCGCCGCGTTTCGTGAGGCCGAGGCACCGACCCGGTTGCGGCTGATCGGCGAGGCGCTGTCCGGCACCTGGGAGGCCCTGCTGGACCGCCGGGCCGACCTGCTGGTCGGTGCACCGGGCGAGGGCCCCAGTGGGGGTGGCTACGTGGTCGAGCCGCTGGGCACGGTGGAGTTCGTGTTCGCGGTCGCGCCCGATCATCCGTTGGCTGCAGTGCCGGGTGTGCTGGGTCGCGAGCAGCTGGTCGAGCACTGCGCGATCGCCGTCTCCGATTCGGCGCGACGGCTGCTGCCGCGCACGGTGGGCCTGTTGATGGGGCAGGAGATGCTGACGGTGCCCGACATGGCCAGCAAGCTGAAACTGCAGTGCGAAGGCGTGGGCTTCGGTTTCCTGCCCGAGCCGTGCGCGCGCGCCGCGGTCGCGCGCGGCCAGCTGGTGATCCGTGAGGTGGAGGAGCACAAGCCGGAAGAAACCTTCTGGCTGGCCTGGCGCACCGGTGAGGACGGCGCCGCGTTGCGCTGGTGGCGCGAGCGCCTGCGCAGGCCGGAGCTGCTGTCGCAGTGGTGGCAGGCAATGGCCAGGGGGTAG
- a CDS encoding pirin family protein has translation MLQIRKSATRGLAEHGWLSSRHTFSFANYYDPRYVSFGPLRVINEDKVIGGQGFGTHGHSNMEIISYVLGGALEHKDSMGTGSVLRYGDVQRMSAGSGVTHSEFNHSADETVHFLQIWIFPDAENIAPSYEETHFTPDSKRGQLRLIASPDGADGSLRIHQDARIFATILDGGQKLHHALGNGRGAYVQVARGQLQVNGITLEAGDALQVSDEAQLTLENGNDAEVLVFDLPL, from the coding sequence ATGCTGCAGATCCGCAAGAGCGCTACCCGTGGCCTGGCCGAGCATGGCTGGCTGTCCTCGCGCCATACCTTCTCCTTTGCCAACTACTACGACCCCCGCTACGTCAGCTTCGGCCCGCTGCGGGTGATCAACGAAGACAAGGTGATCGGCGGACAGGGCTTCGGCACCCACGGCCACAGCAACATGGAGATCATCTCCTACGTGCTGGGCGGTGCGCTGGAACACAAGGACTCGATGGGCACCGGTTCGGTGCTGCGCTACGGCGACGTGCAGCGCATGAGCGCCGGCAGCGGCGTCACCCACAGCGAGTTCAACCACTCGGCCGACGAGACCGTTCACTTCCTGCAGATCTGGATCTTCCCGGATGCGGAGAACATCGCGCCGTCCTACGAGGAGACCCACTTCACGCCGGACAGCAAGCGCGGCCAGCTGCGCCTGATCGCTTCGCCGGACGGTGCCGACGGTTCGCTGCGCATCCACCAGGATGCCCGCATCTTCGCCACCATTCTCGATGGCGGCCAGAAGCTGCACCACGCTCTCGGCAACGGTCGTGGCGCGTACGTGCAGGTGGCGCGTGGCCAGCTGCAGGTGAACGGCATCACCCTGGAAGCCGGTGATGCGCTGCAGGTCAGCGACGAAGCGCAGCTGACCCTGGAGAACGGCAACGACGCCGAAGTGCTGGTGTTCGACCTGCCGCTGTAA
- a CDS encoding TonB-dependent siderophore receptor has product MLYVPVVRLPSSLPRRRLLPQVLAQSLLIALLGSSAMAAAQSATEPDKDRQAPASQTLQTVQVTANQLGTITEGSGAYTPGTIATATRLVLTPRQTPQTISVITRAEMDDFGLHGIDDVMRVTPGISIVTYDSERTEYYARGFAVQNFQYDGIPMSRDSAYSAGNTLSDTAIYDRIEVLKGATGLLTGMGDPGATINLVRKKPGKDFAGSATLGVGRWDDYRAEIDVGGPLTADGRVRGRAVGAWQDKHSNLDYYQRTSKVGYAVLEADLGERTLLTVGGDAMDSDPKGSTWGGIPLLDSAGNFNDMPRSFNNGTRWSGWRQYVRTGFATLEHTFANDWVAKLQLNHQVNGYDAALAGAAGGNPDPVTGEGVSLWLGKYVGKTVSNAADFYLSGHFGLFGREHELVVGGSASRKRWTNTGYAPQPGYPTEVSDYRAWQGDIAEPQWQRSYDNNEVTRENGVYVVGRFDVADPLKVIVGSRLASYRSPGTHETGVFVPYAGVVYDLGEHYSVYASYSTIFKPHSERDEQGKALDPLEGRSHEVGLKAEFLDGRFNASAALFQLDQDNFAQPTGGKTPDGQDAYRALMGVRTKGYELEMSGQLAEGWQVQGGFSHKIARQAGAKVTTLEPENQFSLHTSYRLRGDWKGLTLGGGARWQDSTFGEISNPATGAQVVHRTQPYWLLDAMARYEFNDRLSATLNVNNLLDKRYYTIFSWYSTYTWGEPRNVRLSLNYRF; this is encoded by the coding sequence GTGCTGTACGTGCCCGTTGTCCGTCTTCCGTCCTCATTGCCGCGTCGCCGCCTGCTGCCGCAGGTGCTCGCGCAGAGCCTTCTGATTGCATTGTTGGGCAGCAGCGCAATGGCTGCCGCGCAGTCCGCGACCGAACCGGACAAGGATCGCCAGGCACCCGCCTCGCAGACCCTGCAGACGGTGCAGGTCACGGCCAACCAGCTGGGCACCATCACCGAAGGCAGCGGCGCCTATACGCCGGGCACCATCGCCACCGCCACCCGCCTGGTGCTGACGCCGCGGCAGACTCCGCAGACCATCAGCGTGATCACCCGTGCCGAGATGGATGACTTCGGCCTGCACGGCATCGATGACGTGATGCGGGTGACCCCTGGCATCAGCATCGTCACCTACGACAGCGAGCGCACCGAGTACTACGCACGTGGCTTCGCCGTGCAGAACTTCCAGTACGACGGCATCCCGATGTCGCGTGACTCGGCCTACTCGGCGGGCAACACGCTCAGTGATACCGCCATCTATGACCGCATCGAGGTGCTCAAGGGCGCCACCGGTCTGTTGACCGGCATGGGAGATCCCGGCGCGACCATCAACCTGGTGCGCAAGAAGCCGGGCAAGGACTTCGCCGGCAGCGCGACGCTGGGTGTGGGGCGCTGGGATGACTACCGTGCCGAGATCGATGTCGGCGGCCCGTTGACCGCCGATGGACGCGTGCGCGGTCGTGCAGTGGGCGCCTGGCAGGACAAGCATTCCAATCTCGATTACTACCAGCGCACCAGCAAGGTCGGCTACGCGGTGCTGGAAGCCGATCTGGGCGAGCGCACGCTGCTGACCGTGGGTGGCGATGCGATGGACAGCGACCCGAAGGGTTCGACCTGGGGCGGCATTCCGCTGCTGGACAGTGCCGGCAACTTCAATGACATGCCGCGTTCGTTCAACAACGGCACCCGCTGGAGTGGCTGGCGCCAGTATGTTCGCACCGGCTTTGCCACGCTCGAGCACACCTTCGCCAACGACTGGGTGGCCAAGCTGCAGCTCAACCACCAGGTCAACGGCTATGACGCGGCGCTGGCGGGTGCGGCCGGTGGCAATCCCGATCCGGTCACCGGCGAAGGCGTGTCGTTGTGGCTGGGCAAGTACGTTGGCAAGACTGTCAGCAACGCGGCCGACTTCTACCTGAGCGGTCATTTCGGCCTGTTCGGCCGCGAGCATGAGCTGGTGGTCGGTGGCAGCGCCTCGCGCAAGCGCTGGACCAATACCGGTTACGCGCCGCAGCCCGGCTATCCGACCGAGGTGTCCGATTACCGCGCATGGCAGGGCGACATTGCGGAGCCGCAATGGCAGCGCAGCTACGACAACAATGAAGTGACGCGCGAGAATGGCGTCTATGTGGTCGGTCGTTTCGACGTGGCCGATCCACTGAAGGTGATCGTGGGTAGCCGCCTGGCCAGCTACCGCTCGCCGGGCACGCACGAGACGGGCGTGTTCGTGCCATATGCCGGTGTGGTCTATGACCTTGGCGAGCACTACTCGGTGTATGCCAGTTACAGCACCATCTTCAAGCCGCACAGCGAACGCGACGAGCAGGGCAAGGCGCTGGATCCGCTGGAAGGCCGCAGCCATGAGGTGGGCCTGAAGGCCGAGTTCCTCGATGGGCGCTTCAACGCCAGTGCGGCGCTGTTCCAGCTCGACCAGGACAACTTCGCCCAGCCCACCGGCGGCAAGACACCGGACGGGCAGGATGCCTATCGCGCCCTGATGGGCGTGCGTACCAAGGGCTACGAGCTTGAGATGTCGGGCCAGCTGGCCGAGGGCTGGCAGGTGCAGGGTGGCTTCTCGCACAAGATCGCCCGCCAGGCCGGTGCCAAGGTCACCACGCTGGAGCCGGAAAACCAGTTCAGCCTGCACACCAGCTATCGCCTGCGTGGCGACTGGAAGGGCCTGACGCTGGGCGGTGGCGCGCGCTGGCAGGATTCCACGTTCGGCGAGATCAGCAACCCGGCCACCGGTGCGCAGGTCGTGCATCGCACCCAGCCGTACTGGCTGCTCGATGCGATGGCGCGCTATGAATTCAACGATCGCCTGTCGGCCACGCTCAACGTCAACAACCTGCTGGACAAGCGGTATTACACGATCTTCAGCTGGTACAGCACCTATACCTGGGGCGAGCCGCGCAATGTGCGGTTGAGCTTGAATTACAGGTTCTGA
- a CDS encoding alpha/beta hydrolase, whose amino-acid sequence MSTTPTILLVHGFWGGAAHWAKVILELHRNGHDRVQAVELPLTSLADDAGRTREMIRQIDGPVLLVGHSYGGAVISEAGNEANVKGLVYIAAFAPDAGESPGGITQQHLPEAAPNLAPDSDGYLWLRADKFHESFCQDLSDDEGRVMAVTQKAPLASTFGDTVSDPAWKHKPSWYQLSRHDRMIAPENQKAMAGRMQPKRLLELDASHASLASKPREVTALILEACAAIGG is encoded by the coding sequence ATGAGCACGACACCGACCATCCTCCTCGTCCATGGATTCTGGGGCGGGGCCGCACATTGGGCCAAGGTGATCCTGGAACTGCATCGCAATGGCCACGACCGCGTGCAGGCGGTGGAACTGCCACTCACATCGTTGGCTGACGACGCAGGGCGCACCCGGGAAATGATCCGTCAGATCGATGGACCGGTGCTGCTGGTCGGCCACTCCTACGGCGGCGCAGTGATCAGCGAGGCCGGCAACGAGGCCAATGTGAAGGGCCTGGTCTACATCGCCGCCTTTGCTCCCGATGCAGGCGAGAGCCCCGGCGGCATCACCCAGCAGCATCTTCCGGAAGCGGCGCCGAACCTCGCCCCGGACAGCGACGGCTACCTGTGGCTGCGTGCCGACAAGTTCCATGAGAGCTTCTGCCAGGACCTGAGCGACGACGAAGGCCGGGTGATGGCGGTGACCCAGAAGGCGCCGCTGGCCAGCACCTTCGGCGATACGGTGAGCGACCCTGCATGGAAGCACAAGCCAAGCTGGTACCAGCTCTCCCGCCATGACCGCATGATCGCACCGGAAAACCAGAAGGCCATGGCCGGACGGATGCAGCCCAAGCGCCTGCTGGAGCTGGATGCCAGCCATGCCTCGCTGGCATCGAAGCCCAGGGAGGTCACCGCGTTGATCCTGGAGGCCTGCGCCGCCATCGGCGGTTGA
- a CDS encoding MFS transporter, with translation MTPSSPRAQQHATRAAFFIPGFATAAWAPMVPYAKAKAGLSDASLGAVLLCLGLGSLLAMPLAGALTGRLGCRRVMVITCAMMLCALPLLVLAPTPLALGAALFVFGAGVGALDCAMNMQAVAVERDAGRPMMSGFHAFYSIGGFVGAGCMTGLLVLGTPLWMAALASVTALLLVAALSAPHWRPQRILHEGPLLALPHGVVLFIGVLAFVVFLGEGSMLDWSAVFLAEVRQVPRDQAGAGFAVFTLAMTAMRLFGDGIVERLGRTRTIVIGGITAAAGFSLATLVPSFPVALAGYVLVGLGCANIVPALFSMAGQQRVMPESIAITAVTTLGYAGILAGPAAIGALAHATSLGFAFLCVAALLLGVAASARALAQRLP, from the coding sequence ATGACGCCTTCATCCCCACGTGCCCAGCAGCACGCCACCCGTGCTGCCTTCTTCATTCCCGGATTCGCCACCGCTGCATGGGCACCGATGGTGCCTTACGCCAAAGCCAAGGCCGGGCTGTCCGATGCCAGCCTCGGTGCCGTGCTGCTGTGCCTCGGCCTCGGCTCGCTGCTGGCGATGCCGCTGGCGGGCGCATTGACGGGGCGGCTGGGCTGCCGCCGGGTAATGGTGATCACCTGCGCGATGATGCTGTGCGCCCTGCCCCTGCTGGTACTGGCACCGACGCCACTGGCACTGGGGGCGGCACTGTTCGTGTTCGGTGCAGGCGTCGGCGCCTTGGACTGCGCGATGAACATGCAGGCAGTGGCCGTCGAACGCGACGCCGGGCGGCCGATGATGTCGGGCTTCCATGCCTTCTACAGCATCGGCGGCTTCGTCGGCGCCGGCTGCATGACCGGCCTGCTGGTGCTTGGAACACCGTTGTGGATGGCCGCGCTGGCTTCGGTGACGGCACTGCTGCTGGTGGCGGCGCTCTCGGCGCCGCACTGGCGCCCGCAACGGATCCTGCATGAGGGGCCGTTGCTGGCGTTGCCGCATGGCGTGGTGCTGTTCATCGGCGTGCTGGCCTTCGTGGTGTTCCTCGGCGAAGGCTCGATGCTGGACTGGAGCGCGGTGTTCCTGGCCGAAGTGCGACAGGTGCCGCGCGACCAGGCCGGGGCTGGCTTTGCGGTGTTCACCCTGGCAATGACCGCGATGCGTTTGTTCGGCGATGGCATCGTCGAGCGCCTCGGCCGTACCCGCACGATCGTCATCGGCGGCATCACCGCAGCGGCCGGTTTCAGCCTGGCCACGCTGGTGCCGTCGTTCCCGGTGGCACTGGCCGGCTACGTGCTGGTCGGGCTGGGCTGCGCCAACATCGTGCCGGCGCTGTTCTCGATGGCCGGCCAGCAACGGGTGATGCCGGAGAGCATCGCCATCACCGCGGTCACCACGCTGGGGTACGCCGGCATCCTCGCCGGCCCGGCAGCCATTGGTGCGCTGGCTCACGCCACCAGCCTCGGCTTCGCCTTCCTGTGCGTGGCCGCCCTGCTGCTCGGCGTAGCCGCCTCCGCCCGCGCACTGGCACAACGCCTGCCCTGA
- a CDS encoding alpha/beta hydrolase: protein MKRLLLLLLACAGLWLAACSSSINASSTSLADRLIAPGGVSTLLDRPRIAAAIAELPNRHGFAPGRDGVPIFWRVFDPGDYGARYRYLPQRHENGLPLDTGLSLAVPQPFRAQAPRGTVVLLHGWMMNGDSMLPWSLQLAESGYRVVTLDLRNHGQSGAGPSGYGTYESDDVVDVISELRARGEVTGPLYLFGVSYGAATAVFTADKLGDQVEGVVAMESFANAGVAIRTMIPHLMGLQPEGLKAQAVASYARWRYGGQDINQVIAAASRRIDVDLDRVDVARALADTRACVLLLHGQGDQHIPVSQGRELALANPRAHYIEMRGEDHITLPLRLDLLAGVVDDWMARDEHHPKSACPAPQLPAQAEWLTHT, encoded by the coding sequence ATGAAGCGCCTGCTGCTGTTGTTGCTGGCGTGCGCCGGCCTGTGGCTGGCTGCATGCTCTTCCTCGATCAACGCGTCGTCCACCTCGCTCGCCGATCGGCTGATCGCGCCGGGTGGCGTGTCGACCCTGCTCGATCGCCCGCGCATCGCCGCGGCCATTGCCGAACTGCCCAACCGCCATGGCTTCGCACCGGGTCGCGATGGCGTGCCGATCTTCTGGCGCGTGTTCGACCCGGGTGATTACGGCGCGCGCTACCGCTACCTGCCGCAGCGCCACGAGAACGGCCTGCCGCTGGACACCGGGCTGAGCCTTGCGGTACCGCAGCCGTTCCGTGCGCAGGCGCCGCGCGGCACGGTGGTGCTGCTGCACGGCTGGATGATGAACGGTGATTCGATGTTGCCGTGGTCGCTGCAGCTGGCCGAATCCGGCTACCGCGTGGTCACGCTCGACCTGCGCAATCATGGCCAGTCCGGTGCGGGGCCGTCCGGCTATGGCACCTACGAATCGGACGATGTGGTCGATGTGATCAGCGAACTGCGTGCACGCGGCGAAGTGACCGGCCCGCTGTATCTGTTCGGCGTGTCGTATGGCGCGGCCACGGCGGTGTTCACCGCCGACAAGCTGGGGGACCAGGTGGAAGGCGTGGTGGCGATGGAATCGTTCGCCAACGCCGGCGTGGCCATCCGCACGATGATTCCGCACCTGATGGGGCTGCAGCCGGAAGGCCTGAAGGCGCAGGCGGTGGCCTCCTACGCGCGCTGGCGCTATGGCGGCCAGGACATCAACCAGGTGATCGCCGCCGCCAGCCGCCGCATCGACGTCGATCTGGACCGTGTGGACGTGGCCCGCGCGCTGGCCGATACCCGCGCCTGCGTGCTGTTGCTGCACGGGCAGGGCGACCAGCACATTCCGGTCAGCCAGGGCCGCGAGTTGGCCCTGGCCAACCCGCGCGCGCACTACATCGAGATGCGCGGCGAGGACCACATCACCCTGCCGCTGCGGCTGGACCTGCTGGCCGGCGTGGTCGACGACTGGATGGCGCGCGACGAGCACCACCCGAAGAGCGCCTGTCCGGCCCCGCAGCTGCCAGCCCAGGCCGAGTGGCTCACCCACACCTGA
- a CDS encoding c-type cytochrome: MRTSLKLAIALAASLAAAYGIARTTPYWFAPRQTAQVDIHDPTLIAQGQYLSRAADCAACHTAPGGKPFAGGLGMQTPMGTIYSTNITPDPQTGIGAYDYADFERAVRRGIRHDGQPLYPAMPYASYVIASDAEVKALYAYFMGSVQPVKQDNADSTIPWPANMRWPLAWWQLLFARPRSFSPDPKLDAGQQRGAELVEGLAHCGACHTPRGLAFQEKAMADDGSRQFLSGSVLEGWYAKNLRNESTGLASWNEGEIVDFLRTGRTDRSAAFGGMADVVEHSTQYLSDADLLAMARYLKQLPAREGRSAQWSPGTDTTTAALRSGDYRVAGSLAYAEHCQACHRADGRGMPRVYPALAGNSIVFADDPSSLVQVTLIGGRTPHTPHDRMAFTMPGFEQLPNAQLAQILTFIRSSWGNQAGAVSEVDVARMRRVVRDKPVHYVPQEAAR; encoded by the coding sequence ATGCGCACCTCGCTCAAGCTCGCCATTGCCTTGGCCGCCTCGCTGGCCGCCGCCTACGGCATCGCCCGCACCACGCCCTACTGGTTTGCGCCGCGGCAGACGGCGCAGGTCGATATCCACGACCCGACGCTGATCGCGCAGGGCCAGTACCTGTCGCGCGCCGCCGATTGCGCGGCCTGCCATACCGCACCGGGCGGCAAGCCGTTCGCCGGTGGCCTCGGCATGCAGACGCCGATGGGCACGATCTACTCGACCAACATCACGCCCGATCCGCAGACCGGCATCGGTGCCTACGATTACGCCGACTTCGAACGCGCGGTGCGCCGTGGCATCCGCCACGATGGCCAGCCGTTGTATCCAGCCATGCCGTACGCCTCGTATGTGATCGCCAGCGATGCCGAGGTCAAGGCGCTGTACGCCTACTTCATGGGCTCGGTGCAGCCGGTGAAACAGGACAACGCCGACAGCACCATCCCTTGGCCGGCCAACATGCGCTGGCCATTGGCCTGGTGGCAGCTGCTGTTCGCGCGCCCACGCAGCTTCAGCCCGGATCCGAAGCTGGATGCCGGCCAGCAGCGCGGCGCTGAACTGGTTGAAGGCCTGGCCCATTGCGGTGCCTGCCATACGCCACGCGGCCTGGCCTTCCAGGAAAAGGCCATGGCCGACGATGGCAGCCGCCAGTTCCTGTCCGGCTCGGTGCTGGAAGGCTGGTATGCGAAGAACCTGCGCAATGAATCGACCGGCCTGGCCAGCTGGAACGAAGGCGAGATCGTCGACTTCCTGCGCACCGGCCGCACCGATCGTTCGGCGGCTTTCGGCGGCATGGCCGATGTGGTGGAGCACAGCACGCAGTACCTGTCCGACGCTGACCTGCTGGCGATGGCACGCTACCTCAAGCAGCTGCCCGCCCGCGAAGGGCGTAGCGCGCAGTGGTCGCCCGGCACCGATACGACCACCGCCGCACTGCGCAGCGGCGACTACCGCGTGGCCGGTTCGCTCGCCTACGCCGAGCACTGCCAGGCCTGCCATCGCGCCGACGGCCGCGGCATGCCGCGCGTCTATCCAGCCCTGGCCGGCAACTCGATCGTGTTCGCTGACGATCCCAGTTCGCTGGTGCAGGTGACCCTGATCGGCGGCCGCACGCCGCATACGCCGCATGACCGCATGGCCTTCACCATGCCCGGCTTCGAGCAGCTGCCGAACGCGCAGCTGGCACAGATCCTGACCTTCATCCGCAGCAGCTGGGGCAACCAGGCCGGCGCGGTGAGCGAGGTCGACGTGGCGCGGATGCGCCGGGTGGTGCGCGACAAGCCGGTGCACTACGTTCCGCAGGAGGCCGCACGATGA